The Streptomyces aurantiacus genome includes a region encoding these proteins:
- a CDS encoding helix-turn-helix transcriptional regulator, whose protein sequence is MPTTAFTTPFIGREDELARLTLVLDRARAGEARAVLIAGDAGVGKTRVLAEAAGHAAQAGTTVVTGHCVDLGDVGLPYLPFTEILGRLAGDERFAGALAAHPVVDRLLGDGGHGARDADGRPQLFEGMAALLAELAETAPLLLVLEDLHWADQSSRDLLRFLLSRGILQNRRARLQADGVAPAAGGAQGQRLAVFASYRADDLHRRHPLRPLLAELVRLSVVERLELRPLPDGEVARLVRSQRATPMPDATVRRIVERAEGNAFYAEELLAAASETMSGSASAVPSGLADVLLIRFEQLPPTAQQVLRTAAVAGRRVEHDLLRDTVQLPEEELESALREAVGRQLLVPDQDDTYSFRHALIREAVYADLLPGERVRLHRAFARVLAGRGRPDESAAERAHHSRESHDLPDALAASLEAADHAGRVRAPAEELRHLEAALDLWSAVPSSARPEGFDTVTLTLRASAAAVHAGETHRAVSLTRSALARVGSDEDSELAARVRYTLAGNLMRIDSLAAAFAYSSEALAMIPADPPSRTWVWAASTHVMAARYVGDDETARSVASRALRIAEELGVLDAQADLMISLVGLEGAGRSLPEGRARLREARELARRAGNTSIEMRALFNLSIGSYESSDLDECLAWLSDGLERAGHAGLLSSVYPVEMRYLRSLVLYSLGQWDECVRSAESDADRLPAAGGYAIGPALSVALARGDQGAAERARALLDGPFDWMATLVMGILLTDAAVLRRDAEAAVGQFDTTVTALLDESGTTPDVVVRLAALALTAVSDAAVTCRLAGDEEGTRRWVRAGKNLVEPARATAAQSEDGSPQGPEGRAWLARAEAEWARTLAEPDIEAWEKAVAAFGYGDVYEQARCRVRLAESLVASGRREEAAEHTRAAHATAVRLGAVPLRDDVERLVRRARLAESAPTDDRAPALTARENDVLLLLARGRTNRQIGEELFISGKTASVHVSNILAKLGAASRTEAVAIAYREGLVQAEPSASG, encoded by the coding sequence GTGCCGACCACCGCATTCACCACGCCGTTCATCGGGCGTGAAGACGAACTCGCCCGCCTGACCCTCGTTCTGGACCGGGCCCGGGCCGGCGAGGCGCGGGCCGTACTGATCGCGGGAGACGCGGGAGTCGGCAAGACCCGGGTGCTGGCCGAGGCCGCGGGGCACGCCGCGCAGGCGGGCACGACCGTGGTCACGGGCCACTGCGTCGACCTGGGTGACGTGGGTCTGCCGTATCTGCCGTTCACCGAGATCCTGGGCCGGCTCGCCGGGGACGAACGGTTCGCCGGGGCGCTGGCCGCGCATCCCGTGGTCGACCGCCTCCTCGGCGACGGCGGTCACGGCGCGCGGGACGCGGACGGGCGCCCCCAGCTGTTCGAGGGCATGGCCGCGCTGCTGGCCGAACTGGCCGAGACCGCACCGCTGTTGCTGGTCCTGGAGGACCTGCACTGGGCGGACCAGTCCTCCCGCGACCTGCTGCGTTTCCTGCTCAGCAGGGGGATACTGCAGAACCGCCGCGCACGACTGCAGGCGGACGGCGTGGCCCCCGCCGCGGGCGGCGCGCAGGGTCAGCGCCTCGCCGTCTTCGCGTCGTACCGCGCCGACGACCTGCACCGCAGACACCCGTTGCGGCCCCTGCTCGCCGAGTTGGTGCGCCTGTCCGTCGTGGAGCGGCTCGAACTGCGTCCACTGCCCGACGGCGAGGTGGCCCGGCTCGTCCGTTCCCAGCGGGCGACGCCCATGCCCGACGCCACGGTCCGCCGCATCGTCGAACGAGCCGAGGGCAACGCGTTCTACGCGGAGGAGTTGCTCGCCGCCGCGTCGGAGACCATGTCCGGGTCCGCGTCCGCCGTGCCCAGCGGGCTGGCCGACGTGCTGCTCATCCGTTTCGAGCAACTGCCGCCGACCGCCCAGCAGGTGCTGCGTACCGCGGCCGTCGCCGGGCGCCGTGTCGAGCACGACCTGCTGCGCGACACCGTCCAACTGCCCGAGGAGGAGCTGGAGTCGGCTCTGCGCGAAGCCGTCGGGCGGCAGCTCCTCGTCCCCGACCAGGACGACACCTACTCCTTCCGGCACGCACTGATCCGCGAGGCGGTCTACGCGGATCTGCTGCCGGGTGAACGAGTGCGCCTGCACAGGGCGTTCGCCCGGGTACTGGCCGGGCGGGGCCGGCCCGACGAGAGCGCTGCCGAGCGCGCCCACCACTCGCGCGAGAGCCACGACCTGCCCGACGCGCTGGCGGCCTCGCTGGAGGCCGCCGACCATGCCGGGCGGGTGCGCGCGCCCGCCGAGGAACTGCGTCATCTGGAAGCCGCCCTCGACCTGTGGTCGGCGGTGCCCTCCTCGGCACGGCCCGAGGGCTTCGACACGGTCACGCTGACGCTGCGCGCCTCGGCGGCGGCCGTGCACGCCGGTGAGACACACCGGGCGGTCTCGCTGACGCGTTCGGCGCTCGCCCGGGTGGGCTCGGACGAGGACTCCGAACTGGCCGCCCGGGTCCGCTACACGCTCGCGGGCAACCTCATGCGGATCGACAGCCTCGCCGCCGCGTTCGCGTACAGCAGCGAGGCTCTCGCGATGATCCCCGCCGACCCGCCGTCGCGCACCTGGGTCTGGGCGGCGTCCACCCATGTCATGGCGGCGCGATACGTGGGGGACGACGAGACCGCCCGCAGCGTCGCGAGCCGGGCCCTGCGGATCGCGGAGGAACTCGGCGTTCTGGACGCCCAGGCCGATCTGATGATCTCCCTCGTCGGTCTCGAAGGAGCGGGCCGGAGCCTGCCGGAAGGGCGGGCCCGGCTGCGGGAGGCCCGCGAGCTGGCCCGGCGCGCGGGGAACACGTCCATCGAGATGCGCGCACTGTTCAACCTCTCCATCGGCTCGTACGAGTCCAGTGACCTGGACGAATGCCTGGCCTGGCTCTCCGACGGCCTGGAGCGCGCGGGCCACGCCGGGCTGCTCTCCTCGGTCTATCCGGTGGAGATGCGCTATCTGCGTTCCCTGGTGCTGTACTCCCTGGGCCAGTGGGACGAGTGCGTCCGCTCCGCGGAGTCCGACGCCGATCGGCTGCCGGCGGCGGGCGGGTACGCGATCGGCCCGGCGCTGTCGGTGGCACTGGCGCGTGGTGACCAGGGTGCGGCCGAGCGGGCCCGGGCCCTCCTCGACGGGCCGTTCGACTGGATGGCCACCCTCGTCATGGGGATCCTCCTGACCGACGCGGCGGTACTGCGCCGCGATGCCGAGGCGGCCGTAGGGCAGTTCGATACGACGGTGACCGCCCTGCTCGACGAGTCCGGTACGACACCCGATGTGGTGGTGCGGCTCGCGGCGCTCGCCCTGACCGCCGTCTCGGACGCGGCCGTGACCTGCCGCCTGGCCGGCGACGAGGAGGGCACCCGGCGCTGGGTGCGGGCGGGCAAGAACCTGGTGGAGCCGGCCCGGGCCACTGCGGCCCAGAGCGAGGACGGTTCGCCGCAGGGGCCCGAGGGCCGGGCGTGGCTGGCGCGCGCCGAGGCCGAGTGGGCGCGGACCCTCGCCGAGCCGGACATCGAGGCCTGGGAGAAGGCCGTCGCGGCGTTCGGCTACGGGGACGTCTACGAGCAGGCCCGCTGTCGGGTGCGGCTCGCCGAGAGTCTGGTGGCGTCGGGGCGGCGCGAGGAGGCCGCCGAGCACACACGGGCGGCGCACGCGACGGCGGTCCGGCTGGGCGCCGTGCCGCTGCGCGACGACGTGGAGCGGCTGGTCCGCCGGGCCCGCCTCGCGGAGAGCGCCCCCACCGACGACCGGGCCCCCGCGCTGACCGCCCGGGAGAACGACGTCCTGCTGCTCCTCGCGCGTGGCCGCACCAACCGGCAGATCGGCGAGGAACTGTTCATCAGCGGCAAGACGGCGAGCGTGCACGTGTCCAACATCCTCGCGAAGCTGGGCGCCGCGAGCCGTACGGAGGCGGTGGCGATCGCGTACCGCGAGGGGCTGGTGCAGGCGGAACCGTCCGCCTCCGGATGA
- a CDS encoding DUF6624 domain-containing protein has translation MTGPAVSGHLARATTRDGRTERAPVDEGRNTAAARAGDAERSGREPRDGQTGRPPGEAGETRTGAGETHRGRVPDEDRAGLAHDEIREGHPTVLPALASALARELVRRVEEDRRAMREAHRSPTPATRRRIAECREDNAEALRTIVRRHAWPTADLVGAPASTAALMILLHAPDLDFQLACRDLIAQAAADGRCPAPHHAYIADHCAVEQGQPQFYGTRVDPATLHPYPVRQPQTLDERRRDVGLAPLDEQMRTLRLGG, from the coding sequence ATGACCGGTCCCGCCGTCTCGGGCCACCTCGCCCGTGCCACGACGCGTGACGGACGCACGGAACGTGCGCCCGTCGACGAGGGGCGCAACACCGCCGCGGCACGCGCCGGCGACGCGGAGCGCAGCGGACGGGAGCCGCGCGACGGGCAGACGGGCCGCCCGCCGGGCGAGGCGGGGGAGACCCGCACCGGAGCAGGGGAGACCCACAGGGGACGCGTGCCCGACGAGGACCGTGCCGGGCTCGCGCACGACGAGATACGAGAGGGGCACCCGACCGTGCTTCCGGCGCTCGCGAGCGCCCTCGCCCGTGAACTGGTGCGCCGGGTGGAGGAGGACAGGCGGGCGATGAGAGAAGCGCACCGCAGTCCCACACCGGCCACGCGCCGCCGTATCGCCGAGTGCCGCGAGGACAACGCCGAGGCGCTCAGGACGATCGTCCGACGCCATGCCTGGCCGACCGCCGACCTCGTCGGCGCACCCGCCTCGACGGCGGCCCTGATGATCCTGCTGCACGCCCCGGACCTCGACTTCCAGCTCGCGTGCCGGGACCTCATCGCCCAGGCCGCGGCGGACGGGCGTTGCCCGGCGCCGCATCACGCGTACATCGCCGATCACTGTGCCGTCGAACAGGGCCAGCCGCAGTTCTACGGCACCCGTGTCGACCCCGCGACGCTGCACCCTTATCCGGTCCGTCAGCCCCAGACCCTCGACGAGCGACGCCGGGATGTCGGGCTGGCACCCCTCGACGAGCAGATGCGGACGCTGCGGCTCGGCGGGTGA
- a CDS encoding ATP-binding protein, with amino-acid sequence MTAFRAHHRRQSPSLTHGADRDTTTALAWAGERTPAVAAPPATPAVPVVVSTPRVLRTVVAAQPARASGVRRTVAAQLAHLRLPADQLDNAVLATDELFANAVRHGSPGPGATVTVSVECTGHAVRVTIADRSTDLPHHRTADTAEESGRGLAIVAALTDDWGVAPPEPGETGKRVWFSLHIREES; translated from the coding sequence ATGACGGCATTTCGTGCGCACCACCGCCGGCAATCGCCCTCACTGACGCACGGCGCGGACCGCGACACGACCACCGCTCTGGCGTGGGCCGGTGAGAGAACCCCGGCCGTGGCCGCCCCGCCCGCGACACCGGCCGTTCCCGTCGTGGTGAGTACGCCACGGGTCCTTCGCACGGTGGTGGCGGCTCAGCCGGCCCGCGCCTCCGGCGTGCGCCGCACGGTCGCCGCACAACTGGCGCACCTGCGGCTGCCCGCCGATCAGCTGGACAACGCCGTCCTGGCCACGGACGAGCTGTTCGCCAACGCCGTCCGACACGGCAGCCCGGGCCCCGGTGCCACGGTCACGGTCAGCGTCGAGTGCACCGGCCACGCGGTGCGCGTCACGATCGCCGACCGCTCGACCGACCTGCCGCACCACCGCACGGCGGACACCGCCGAGGAGTCCGGACGCGGGCTCGCCATCGTGGCCGCGCTCACCGACGACTGGGGTGTCGCCCCGCCCGAGCCCGGCGAGACGGGGAAGCGGGTGTGGTTCTCGTTGCACATCCGGGAGGAGTCATGA
- a CDS encoding SDR family NAD(P)-dependent oxidoreductase, which yields MSESRTAAGGQGARGWSGMSGRRVLVTGGTRGLGEQIVRLLAAEGARVATCARTVGDLDALRGSLAAADSGRLFTQALDVTEPERLEDFVAASASRFGGLDGIVASAGGSRGRNLEQANAEDWAATWELNVGHTARLVRAAVPYLRSAGGGSVVVISSISGWKPGPNAQYGSAKSAQIHLAASLARELGPDGIRVNAVSPGSMLIPGRRWDRMRAEEPEAFAAFREAELPGGEPVAPHEVARVVAFLLSDWSSGISGANLPVDRAQNAPSPEGY from the coding sequence ATGAGCGAGAGCCGGACCGCCGCCGGCGGGCAGGGCGCCCGCGGCTGGTCCGGCATGAGCGGCAGACGGGTGCTGGTCACCGGCGGTACGCGCGGACTCGGCGAGCAGATCGTGCGGCTGCTGGCAGCCGAGGGCGCCCGGGTGGCGACGTGCGCCCGCACGGTGGGTGACCTCGATGCGCTGAGAGGTTCGCTGGCCGCCGCGGACTCCGGGCGGCTGTTCACGCAGGCCCTGGACGTCACCGAACCCGAGCGGCTGGAGGACTTCGTCGCCGCGTCGGCGAGCCGCTTCGGCGGCCTGGACGGAATAGTCGCCTCCGCGGGCGGCTCCCGCGGACGGAACCTCGAACAGGCGAACGCCGAGGACTGGGCCGCGACCTGGGAACTGAACGTCGGGCACACCGCACGGCTGGTGCGGGCCGCGGTCCCGTACCTGCGGAGCGCCGGCGGCGGCTCGGTCGTGGTCATCTCGTCGATCTCCGGCTGGAAGCCGGGACCGAACGCACAGTACGGAAGCGCCAAGTCCGCCCAGATCCACCTGGCCGCCTCGCTCGCCCGCGAACTCGGTCCGGACGGGATCCGGGTCAACGCCGTCTCGCCGGGGTCGATGCTCATTCCGGGCCGCCGCTGGGACCGGATGCGCGCGGAGGAGCCCGAAGCCTTCGCCGCCTTCAGGGAGGCGGAGCTGCCGGGCGGGGAGCCGGTCGCGCCGCACGAGGTGGCGCGCGTGGTGGCGTTCCTGCTGTCCGACTGGTCGAGCGGGATCTCCGGAGCGAACCTGCCCGTCGACCGCGCCCAGAACGCGCCCTCCCCCGAGGGCTACTGA
- a CDS encoding helix-turn-helix domain-containing protein, with protein MVLGKRLRHLREQAGISFEAAARAIEVTPLTVRRIEKAEVGLRIPYVRELLHTYGVPASEVDDFLSMAREANQPGWWYSYRDVLPEWFSAYVSLESEASVIRLYEPHYVPGLLQTHDYAAALMHIGFPNETKEDVDRRVALRLKRQDLLAKPDAPAVWAILDETVLRRPVGGAEVMRAQIDRLNEVLDMPKVRIQILRFSVGAHPGAFGPFHYFRFGFSELPDVVYTESLVGSVYVDQPSDVVTYLEVMDRMSVQAEPVARTRTILGELRKEL; from the coding sequence ATGGTCCTCGGAAAGCGGCTCCGGCATCTGCGGGAACAGGCCGGGATCTCTTTCGAGGCCGCTGCGCGGGCCATCGAGGTCACTCCTTTGACGGTCCGCCGGATAGAGAAGGCCGAGGTCGGCCTCCGTATCCCCTACGTGAGGGAGTTGCTGCACACCTACGGAGTTCCCGCGTCGGAGGTCGACGACTTCCTCTCGATGGCCAGGGAGGCCAACCAGCCCGGCTGGTGGTACTCGTACCGCGACGTACTGCCCGAGTGGTTCAGCGCGTACGTGAGCCTGGAGAGCGAAGCCAGCGTCATCCGTCTCTACGAACCCCACTACGTGCCGGGCCTGTTGCAGACGCACGACTACGCGGCGGCTCTCATGCACATCGGCTTTCCCAACGAGACCAAGGAGGACGTCGACCGCCGTGTCGCGCTGCGGCTGAAGCGCCAGGACCTGCTCGCCAAACCCGACGCACCGGCCGTCTGGGCCATCCTGGACGAGACGGTGCTGCGCCGCCCGGTGGGCGGGGCCGAGGTGATGCGGGCCCAGATCGACCGCCTGAACGAGGTCCTGGACATGCCGAAGGTCCGGATCCAGATCCTGCGCTTCTCGGTGGGCGCGCACCCCGGCGCGTTCGGCCCGTTCCACTACTTCCGCTTCGGCTTCTCCGAACTTCCCGACGTCGTCTACACCGAGAGCCTCGTCGGCTCGGTCTACGTCGACCAGCCCTCCGACGTCGTGACGTATCTCGAAGTAATGGACCGGATGTCCGTGCAGGCGGAGCCGGTCGCTCGGACCAGGACCATCCTGGGTGAACTGCGTAAGGAGTTGTGA
- a CDS encoding DUF397 domain-containing protein, with translation MSSMDPIHSGMPARELGTEGWQKPWSGTNGGSCVEAKRLPDGSVAFRQSKDPDGPALVYTRDEMISFLRGAKSGQADFLVA, from the coding sequence ATGAGTTCCATGGACCCCATCCACAGCGGCATGCCCGCCCGCGAGCTGGGAACCGAGGGCTGGCAGAAGCCCTGGAGCGGCACCAACGGCGGTAGTTGCGTCGAGGCCAAGCGACTGCCCGACGGCAGCGTCGCCTTCCGGCAGTCCAAGGATCCCGACGGCCCCGCGCTGGTCTACACCCGGGACGAGATGATCTCGTTCCTGCGGGGTGCGAAGTCCGGCCAGGCCGACTTCCTCGTCGCCTGA
- a CDS encoding SAM-dependent methyltransferase, whose product MADGQPTPDQDALSKIDTTVPHSARIWNYWMGGKDNYEVDREAGDAYRRIAPNIETMARASRGYLIRTVTLVAGELGIRQFLDIGTGLPTYDNTHQVAQRLAPESRIVYVDNDPLVLRHAQALLTSTPEGVTDYIDSDLREPERIIEAAGKILDFDKPVALMLMGILGHIKDYEEAKSIVRRLQAALPSGSYFVHYDSTDTDAELKRAQEGYDDTGADPYVLRSPREVSAYYEGLELLDPGIVSCPLWRPEPGTDPQPTDVYGGVARKP is encoded by the coding sequence ATGGCAGACGGCCAGCCCACTCCCGACCAGGACGCCTTGTCCAAGATCGACACCACGGTGCCGCATTCGGCCCGCATCTGGAACTACTGGATGGGCGGGAAGGACAACTACGAGGTCGACCGGGAGGCGGGCGACGCCTACCGCCGGATCGCCCCGAACATCGAGACGATGGCCCGCGCCTCCCGTGGTTACCTCATCCGCACGGTGACGCTCGTCGCCGGTGAGCTGGGCATCCGCCAGTTCCTGGACATCGGCACGGGCCTTCCCACCTACGACAACACCCATCAGGTCGCCCAGCGCCTGGCGCCGGAGTCCCGGATCGTCTACGTGGACAACGACCCGCTGGTGCTCAGGCACGCCCAGGCGCTGCTCACCAGTACGCCCGAGGGGGTCACCGACTACATCGACTCGGACCTGCGCGAGCCCGAGAGGATCATCGAGGCCGCGGGCAAGATCCTCGACTTCGACAAGCCCGTCGCGCTGATGCTGATGGGCATCCTGGGCCACATCAAGGACTACGAGGAGGCCAAGTCGATCGTGCGCCGCCTCCAGGCCGCCCTGCCCTCGGGCAGCTACTTCGTGCACTACGACAGCACCGACACCGACGCGGAGCTGAAGCGGGCGCAGGAGGGCTACGACGACACCGGTGCCGACCCGTACGTGCTGCGCAGCCCGAGGGAGGTGTCCGCGTACTACGAGGGCCTGGAGCTGCTGGATCCCGGCATCGTCTCCTGTCCGCTGTGGCGCCCCGAGCCGGGCACCGACCCACAGCCGACGGACGTCTACGGCGGCGTCGCCCGCAAGCCCTGA
- a CDS encoding FAD-binding oxidoreductase, producing MSVTPAQAARQELVGFKGRLTGPDDSGYDEVRAVYNAMIDRRPALVARCTSAEDVAHAVGFARDHDLPLAVRGGGHHGAGLGVCDDGVVVDLSPLKDIEIDPGARTVRVGAGCVWGEVDRATHAHGLATPSGIISTTGVGGLTLGGGLGHLTRKCGLTVDNLLEADLVLADGAQVRASADENADLYWAIRGGGGNFGVATSFRFRLHEVSTVVAGPTFWPVELGAEVLAAYRDFIPHAPRDLNAFFLFGAVPPAPPFPEEIQGRKACGVVWCYAGDDPEAAAGLMAPLLDVLPQPMLHGPAPMPHPAIQSAFDALYPPGDQWYWRADFVNEIPGDAVGLHAEFGAELPTLKSTMHLYPIDGAVHDHAPTDTAWSYRDARWASVYAGVDPDPANADRIRQWTVDYFEALHPYSAGGAYVNMMMDEGQERVRASYRDNYARLARIKADHDPGNLFRFNQNIQPAARS from the coding sequence ATGTCCGTCACGCCCGCACAGGCGGCCCGCCAGGAACTCGTCGGATTCAAGGGCCGGTTGACCGGCCCGGACGACTCCGGATACGACGAGGTCCGCGCCGTCTACAACGCGATGATCGACCGACGGCCCGCCCTGGTGGCACGCTGCACCAGTGCCGAGGACGTGGCCCACGCCGTCGGGTTCGCCCGTGACCACGACCTGCCGCTGGCGGTCCGTGGCGGCGGACACCACGGAGCGGGGCTGGGGGTCTGCGACGACGGCGTGGTCGTCGACCTGTCACCGCTCAAGGACATCGAGATCGACCCCGGAGCGCGGACGGTCCGCGTCGGCGCGGGCTGCGTCTGGGGCGAGGTGGACCGCGCCACCCACGCGCACGGACTGGCCACGCCGAGCGGGATCATCTCCACCACCGGCGTCGGCGGCCTCACCCTGGGCGGCGGGCTCGGCCATCTCACCCGCAAGTGCGGGCTGACCGTCGACAATCTGCTGGAGGCCGACCTCGTGCTGGCCGACGGCGCGCAGGTGCGCGCGAGCGCCGACGAGAACGCCGACCTGTACTGGGCGATCCGTGGCGGCGGAGGGAACTTCGGAGTCGCCACCTCGTTCCGTTTCCGGCTGCACGAGGTGAGTACGGTCGTCGCCGGGCCCACGTTCTGGCCGGTCGAACTCGGAGCCGAAGTCCTCGCCGCCTACCGGGACTTCATCCCGCACGCGCCCCGGGACCTCAACGCCTTCTTCCTGTTCGGCGCGGTCCCGCCGGCCCCGCCGTTCCCCGAGGAGATCCAGGGACGCAAGGCCTGCGGTGTCGTGTGGTGCTACGCCGGTGACGACCCGGAGGCGGCGGCCGGCCTGATGGCGCCGCTGCTCGACGTCCTTCCGCAGCCGATGCTGCACGGACCGGCGCCGATGCCGCACCCCGCGATCCAGTCGGCCTTCGATGCTCTCTACCCGCCCGGCGACCAGTGGTACTGGCGCGCCGACTTCGTCAACGAGATCCCCGGTGACGCGGTCGGCCTGCACGCCGAGTTCGGTGCGGAGCTGCCGACCCTCAAGTCGACGATGCACCTCTACCCGATCGACGGTGCCGTCCACGACCACGCGCCGACGGACACCGCCTGGAGCTACCGCGACGCGCGCTGGGCCTCCGTGTACGCGGGGGTGGACCCCGACCCGGCCAACGCCGACCGCATCAGGCAGTGGACCGTCGACTACTTCGAGGCCCTGCACCCGTACTCGGCGGGTGGCGCCTACGTCAACATGATGATGGACGAGGGCCAGGAGCGCGTCCGCGCCAGCTACCGCGACAACTACGCGCGCCTGGCCCGGATCAAGGCCGACCACGACCCCGGCAACCTGTTCCGGTTCAACCAGAACATCCAGCCGGCCGCGCGGTCCTGA